The Lagopus muta isolate bLagMut1 chromosome 4, bLagMut1 primary, whole genome shotgun sequence genome has a window encoding:
- the ZAR1 gene encoding zygote arrest protein 1, protein MAEDAMESYLYAAYPPYSYRYPPPKGKGGSGGWRPRGGYLAGYGEAAAAAAEYFDNYQRAQLKAILSQVNPNLTPRLRKANTKEVGVQVNPRQDASVQCSLGPRTLLRRRPGLAPSRPREAAPQPEQEQGSPVTTGTRAVRFPRTVAVYSPVASRRLTAFPEEPEPPPREPEASQEPEASREPEAPPAPAAVEEERREAEAVRASWEKPPEREAAPLEQRGAAAPDGDREGAEPREEPPAAPQKQEAAPGKARLRFQFLEQKYGYYHCKDCNIRWESAYVWCVQGTNKVYFRQFCRTCQKSYNPYRVEDITCQSCKQTRCTCPVKLRHVDPKRPHRQDLCGRCKGKRLSCDSTFSFKYII, encoded by the exons ATGGCGGAGGACGCGATGGAGAGCTACCTGTACGCTGCCTACCCGCCCTACTCTTACCGCTACCCACCGCCCAAGGGCAAAGGCGGGTCGGGCGGCTGGCGGCCGCGGGGCGGCTACTTGGCGGGCTacggggaggcggcggcggccgcggccgAGTACTTCGACAACTACCAGCGTGCGCAGCTGAAGGCCATCCTGTCGCAGGTGAACCCCAACCTGACCCCGCGGCTCCGCAAGGCCAACACCAAGGAGGTGGGCGTGCAGGTCAACCCGCGGCAGGACGCCTCGGTGCAGTGCTCCCTCGGGCCCCGCACGCTGCTGAGGCGCCGGCCCGGCCTCGCCCCGTCGCGACCCCGCGAGGCGGCCCCGCAGCcggagcaggagcagggcagcccgGTCACCACCGGCACCCGAGCCGTGCGCTTCCCGCGCACCGTCGCCGTGTATTCGCCCGTGGCGTCCCGTCGTCTCACCGCCTTCCCCGAGGAGCCCGAGCCGCCGCCGCGGGAGCCCGAGGCGTCGCAGGAGCCTGAGGCGTCCCGGGAGCCCGAGGCGCCGCCGGCCCCGGCAGCCGTCGAGGAGGAGCGGCGCGAGGCGGAGGCGGTGCGCGCCAGCTGGGAGAAACCGCCCGAGCGCGAGGCCGCTCCGCTGGAgcagcgcggggccgcggcgCCGGACGGGGATCGGGAGGGGGCAGAGCCGCGGGAGGAGCCGCCCGCCGCGCCCCAAAAGCAGGAGGCGGCCCCGGGCAAGGCCCGTCTGCGCTTCCAG TTCCTGGAGCAGAAGTACGGCTACTACCACTGCAAGGACTGCAACATCCGCTGGGAGAGCGCCTACGTCTGGTGCGTGCAGGGCACCAACAAG GTGTATTTCCGTCAGTTCTGCCGCACCTGCCAGAAGTCCTACAACCCGTACCGCGTGGAGGACATCACCTGCCAG AGCTGCAAGCAGACGCGCTGCACCTGCCCCGTGAAGCTGCGCCACGTGGACCCCAAGAGGCCGCACCGCCAGGACCTGTGCGGGAGGTGCAAGGGGAAGCGCCTCTCCTGCGACAGCACCTTCAGCTTCAAATACATTATCTGA
- the SLC10A4 gene encoding sodium/bile acid cotransporter 4 gives MAGSEQPPAAGGGPDGGAAPGASEAPGERPLSQGLSVLVGLALCVTMLGLGCAVELGQLGRQLRRPVGVLLALLGQFVAMPLVAFLLALIFALDEVAAVAVLLCGCCPGGNLSNLMSVLVDGDMTLSIIMTASSTLLALLLMPLCLWLYSRPWIHTALVRLLPLGAVSLTLGSTLLPIGLGVLIRYRYPRAADLLVKVSLWSLLVTLVILFILTGTMLGPDLLAHIPASVYAIAVLMPLTGYALGYGLATLFRMPPHCRRTVSLETGCQNVQLCTAILKLTFPPQLVGGMYMFPLLYALFQAAEAGLFVLAYKVYGRDGPKQEMLGEEEDTDISYRKLKEEEVPDTSYGTVTTEELGAAPTEPAQTAL, from the exons ATGGCCGGCTCGGAGCAGCcgccggcggcgggcggcggccccGACGGCGGAGCGGCGCCGGGAGCCTCCGAGGCTCCGGGGGAGCGGCCGCTGAGCCAGGGGCTGAGCGTGCTGGTGGGGCTGGCGCTGTGCGTGACcatgctggggctgggctgcgcCGTGGAGCTGGGGCAGCTGGGGAGGCAGCTGCGGCGCCCCGTGGGGGTGCTGCTGGCGCTGCTGGGGCAGTTCGTAGCCATGCCGCTGGTCGCCTTCCTTCTCGCCCTCATCTTCGCGCTGGACGAGGTGGCGGCCGTGGCGGTGCTGCTGTGCGGCTGCTGCCCCGGGGGGAACCTCTCCAATCTCATGTCGGTGCTCGTCGACGGCGACATGACACTCAG CATCATCATGACCGCCTCCTCCAcgctgctggctctgctcctgaTGCCGCTGTGCCTGTGGCTGTACAGCCGGCCCTGGATCCACACGGCGCTGGTGCGGCTGCTGCCTCTGGGAGCCGTCAGCCTGACGCTGGGCAGCACGCTGCTGCCCATCGGCCTGGGGGTGCTCATCCGCTACCGGTATCCCCGCGCTGCCGACCTCCTGGTCAAG GTCTCGCTGTGGTCCCTCTTAGTGACCCTGGTGATCCTCTTCATTCTGACTGGCACCATGCTGGGGCCCGACCTGCTGGCGCACATCCCTGCCTCTGTCTATGCCATCGCCGTACTGATGCCGCTGACGGGGTATGCCCTGGGCTATGGTTTGGCCACTCTCTTCAGAATGCCCCCGCACTGCCGAAGAACGGTGTCTCTGGAGACTGGCTGCCAGAACGTTCAGCTCTGCACCGCCATCCTCAAGCTCACCTTCCCCCCACAGCTGGTGGGCGGCATGTACATGTTCCCCCTGCTCTATGCGCTCTTCCAGGCAGCAGAAGCGGGGCTCTTTGTGCTGGCCTACAAGGTGTACGGCAGAGACGGCCCCAAGCAGGAGATGCTGGGCGAGGAGGAGGACACAGACATCTCCTACAGGaagctgaaggaggaggaggtgccCGATACCTCCTATGGCACGGTGACCACTGAGGAGCTCGGTGCTGCTCCAACAGAGCCGGCACAGACAGCGCTGTAG